The Malus sylvestris chromosome 12, drMalSylv7.2, whole genome shotgun sequence genome contains a region encoding:
- the LOC126592274 gene encoding uncharacterized protein LOC126592274 translates to MSTRASRRVSFSPDVNEKPIMYLKQGSGGGSRVGGSRSRVTGIWTFRLLKDTQVLSTPIKLLRTLRTNMARAVCIMSARKRTSRKVSSSNHLTRSRSVSDPMESHRVEALEDCIQFLNSAASLQRTNSIA, encoded by the coding sequence ATGTCAACGAGAGCTAGTAGGAGGGTGAGTTTCAGTCCTGATGTGAATGAAAAGCCAATTATGTATCTGAAACAGGGCAGCGGTGGCGGCTCCAGAGTAGGTGGAAGCAGGAGCAGGGTGACCGGAATTTGGACTTTCAGGTTGCTCAAAGATACACAAGTGCTCTCCACACCCATCAAACTACTACGAACTCTCAGAACCAACATGGCTAGAGCAGTGTGCATTATGTCTGCAAGAAAGCGGACTTCGAGGAAGGTGTCATCGTCCAACCACCTGACAAGGTCAAGGTCTGTATCCGATCCTATGGAATCTCAtcgagttgaagctttggaggacTGCATCCAGTTCCTGAATTCTGCTGCTTCTTTGCAGAGAACAAATTCAATTGCTTGA